A region of Paenibacillus sp. 37 DNA encodes the following proteins:
- a CDS encoding CxxH/CxxC protein gives MYVVCKEHVDIAIDMFVDEYEDAPDIVDLKETEFADWDPPAKCAECEQHAEFLVV, from the coding sequence ATGTACGTTGTATGCAAAGAACACGTGGACATTGCCATCGACATGTTTGTCGATGAGTATGAGGACGCTCCAGATATCGTTGATCTGAAGGAGACGGAATTTGCCGATTGGGACCCGCCTGCGAAATGCGCCGAGTGCGAACAGCACGCGGAATTCCTCGTCGTTTAG